The DNA segment CTGCTCGCGCCCCGTTAGGTACCAGAAGTCAGGCCGCAACGATGCACACTCACGAAAAAATCAATTACGTGGAGTTTCCAGCCAGAAATCTGGAAGCAACCAAGTCCTTCTTTGAAGCCGTATTCGGATGGTCGTTTGTGGATTATGGCCCTGAGTACACTGCTTTCTCCAATCAAGGACTGGATGGAGGATTCTTTAAATCTGACCTCACAGGAACGGCAGACAGCGGCAGTGCTCTGATCATCTTCTATAGCAACAGCTTGGAGGAAACGCTATCCAAAGTTGAAACCGCCGGTGGTCAAATTGTAAAATCAATTTTCTCATTTCCAGGCGGGCGGCGCTTCCACTTCGTTGAACCCAGTGGTAACGAGTTCGCAGTTTGGAGCGAAGTGAGTACCTGAAAAGCGGCTGCCATCGTATAGAATATTTATTTTGTATGATGCTGTTGTAGTTTAATAAAATCGTAACATTTAATTTATTTCAATCTGAATTTATGCTTTCAACACTTGTTCGTCCTCTGGTTGATACTCAGATTCGTCTCCTCGCGAATTCAAAAAAAACGGATAAAACCATTGCCCAAACCATCGTCACTTGGCTGGGCTATATTGGTGTGCGAACAGAAGTGACGCAACTTATTCCCAACTCAGACCGCATCAGCGTCTCCCTAACCGTAGGCAAGCCAGAGTCTTGTACTGAGAAGGACTGGCAAAAAATCCTCGATAATCTGCTCAATTCCCATGCAGATGAGCCTAGCGATCGCTCAGAAGAGATAGAAATGGCGAAGTTAGTCCAACTGTCCAGACTTTTAGCCTATGTCATTCAAGCAGGCTCGTCTGAGACTCAGGCTAACTGGAATATCTTGGAAAAGAATCTTGCACCGCTAAATCTAGACTCCGTTACCCTGGGGGCAGTTCGCTCGGCATTGAAAGTGCCTCAATCAATCAATGCTCTGGATCAATTAGATCCAGACCTAGCCGCCAGAGCTTTTCCACTCGCCGTTAAGATTGCTTGGATGGATAATCAGATTACTGCGGAGGAAAGTGAGGCTCTCAAAGCATTACTTTCCCTGATAGCCCCAGACATGAAGATTTAGTAGCTACGTTTAGATCTGATCAACTTTGACCAGGAAATTGCCATCCTTTACAGATTTTTGACTGCCTAAAAATAACCTATCCTAAACTACAGCAGCACCATCATCCTTCCAAGAGGCGATCACATAAACTGTTGCGCATCTAGACCGCATGAGATCAGTTGTGAAACCCTTCTAGCAAGGTGATCAGCTTGGAAAAATGAATGCCGATTAGCTTAGTTACCCCAAAAAATTTTAATTTTAAGGTGAAAGTTCGCTAAGAATTTGCGATCGAGATCACGGGTGGGATGGATACAGTGTGGGGATGGGCCGAGAGCAATCCATAAAAAAAGCTCCGACCGTGAGGCCAGAGCATAAAGGGAGAATCCAAATTAAACGCTAAACGCTGATACCTGTTGGGGAGTGCCCCTGGATTAGCTGACCGAAAACGCCGTCAGTAGGGTAAAAGTTACGAGCAGAACTGCCACTGCCCCCTGGAACGCATAGTTGCGCTTTTCCTCAGGGGTAGGATATTCAGCGAAGTACATGGGGACTTCAGTTGCGTAGGTGTTGAGAACGCCGTTGTTATCGGTGGTGTACATTGCTTTGTCTCCTGCTTGCTGCCTTATGTAAACTAATGTAACAGATTTATTGCAAAATGCAACACTTTTTGAGACATCTGTTAACAGTTTTGCTTTTGGATGCTATAAGCGGGGCTTAAGTATTGGAGGGCGATCGCCATGGCGATGCCCACTCCACTGGAATTTGACGGTTCTCCGAGCTTCGCAGCCCAAAATACTGCTTCCCCATGGGTGGATAACGATTGAGATGAGCCGCCGCAGATAACTTCTAATTCTCACAGATAACCTCTCGGCGGTCGGCTCCAAACTCCTATGGAGAGGCAACGCGAACGATTTGTTATCTCGCTTGGCAAGTAAATTTCGTTGACTGTCCAATCATCCTCTTCGTGGCAGTTACCCCTTTGAAGACATTACAATCGCGTGAGACTAGCTATTTTCGGATCATATCGAAATTGATCAATCGTTCCTTCCTTGATTTTTTCAATCGCCGCCTCGATCACTTCTAGGGGAACAAGGAACCACTCCCTCGGCTGCACGGGTATGCTGAAGCGATCGGGCAACGCCAATTCCAATCGAGCGTTGTCGAAAACCTTGTGCAGGAGTGTCTCCAGTTTCTGACCGTTGATATTTGCCAGTTTGAAGGTGGTGACGATTTTCACGTCTGCTAGCAGATAGGTCGGGTCTTTTTTGGCATTGGCAATCCGCTTTTTCACGTCGCCGCCGGTCACGCCGATCTTATGGATGACAGACCGATTCTCGGCAATGAAAGGATGATTGGATTGGCTCCTCAGCACGTAAATGTAG comes from the Neosynechococcus sphagnicola sy1 genome and includes:
- a CDS encoding VOC family protein, translated to MHTHEKINYVEFPARNLEATKSFFEAVFGWSFVDYGPEYTAFSNQGLDGGFFKSDLTGTADSGSALIIFYSNSLEETLSKVETAGGQIVKSIFSFPGGRRFHFVEPSGNEFAVWSEVST
- the psb34 gene encoding photosystem II assembly protein Psb34, giving the protein MYTTDNNGVLNTYATEVPMYFAEYPTPEEKRNYAFQGAVAVLLVTFTLLTAFSVS